A portion of the Paucilactobacillus hokkaidonensis JCM 18461 genome contains these proteins:
- a CDS encoding lactonase family protein: MQEKFLIGTYTKKTSQGIYTISLDTTTKQLSDIKLLIPAQNPTYLGVSAANNLYSVIKEGTQGGVGAYNLNTQPPTLTNAVLGAGSPPAYVSIDETRQLVFSGNYHLSTVTVYKINSNGGLTQTDQVTHQGLTGPATEQDTPHVHYCDLTPDNRLVVCDLGMDLTVVYDVTDDGKLTAVSRYQSEPGFGSRHIKFNPTNPNIAYLLGELSSKLEVLKYNPNLGEFTHLQTISTIPADWTAHNGAAAIHVSADGKYIYTSNRGQDTLAVFEALPDQSVKLIQSISTEGSFPRDFTLDSTEKFVVCANQETDNLTLYARDSKSGRLTLLQKDVQCPEGVCVKVLR, encoded by the coding sequence ATGCAAGAAAAATTTTTAATTGGTACATACACAAAAAAAACAAGTCAGGGAATTTATACAATTAGCTTAGACACAACCACTAAACAATTGTCAGATATTAAGTTACTGATTCCTGCACAAAATCCAACCTATTTAGGTGTTTCGGCGGCCAATAATTTATATTCTGTTATTAAAGAAGGTACCCAAGGTGGAGTCGGTGCATATAATCTGAACACACAGCCACCAACTTTAACTAATGCCGTATTAGGTGCAGGCTCACCACCTGCTTACGTTAGCATTGACGAAACACGTCAATTAGTATTTAGTGGTAATTATCATCTTTCAACTGTGACGGTCTATAAAATCAATTCTAACGGTGGTCTTACTCAAACAGATCAAGTAACTCATCAAGGATTGACAGGCCCGGCTACGGAGCAAGATACGCCTCACGTTCACTATTGTGACCTAACCCCGGATAATCGTCTAGTTGTTTGTGACCTTGGCATGGACCTAACCGTTGTATATGATGTAACAGATGATGGTAAACTAACCGCTGTTTCACGTTATCAAAGTGAGCCTGGCTTTGGGTCACGCCATATTAAATTCAACCCCACTAATCCTAATATTGCCTATCTCTTAGGAGAATTAAGCAGTAAGCTGGAAGTATTAAAATACAATCCTAATTTGGGTGAATTCACACATCTACAAACTATCTCCACTATTCCTGCAGATTGGACAGCTCATAATGGTGCCGCCGCAATTCACGTTTCTGCTGATGGGAAATATATTTATACCTCTAACCGTGGTCAAGATACATTAGCTGTTTTCGAAGCTTTACCAGATCAATCTGTTAAATTAATTCAGTCAATCAGTACAGAAGGATCTTTCCCACGTGATTTTACTCTTGATAGTACTGAAAAATTTGTGGTTTGTGCTAATCAAGAAACAGATAACCTAACATTATATGCACGAGATTCTAAAAGTGGTCGTTTAACATTACTTCAAAAGGATGTTCAATGTCCTGAGGGTGTTTGTGTTAAGGTGTTACGTTAA
- the mgtE gene encoding magnesium transporter codes for MDELNIENKIIVTALSNQKRAVFRDHFLELHFYDQMQLFASFTQQQRQRIYRFLSPKELGDMFDEFAEDETMVISYLKEMTPQLAANVLSEMFTDNTVDILGQMEKSDLATYLNLMPKDEIPEVRKLLNYDDKTAGALMTTEYVSIDQNKTVSTAMQIIRHQASDAEIIYYLYVLDDAQNLIGVVTLRDLMISDKRTEIKTIMNPYVYSVQVDDDQEDVAQKVREYDFLAVPVVNQAGHMLGIITVDDIIDVIDEESAEDYSGLAGVNVDDTKESPWSAALHRLPWLVTLLVLGMSTASLINHFDGLVSQASILAVFISLITGTAGNAGTQSLAIAIRKISVENDRKIWRLISNEVLTGVLIGIVTAVVITIIVGVWKHNFILGGVIGISMMVAIVVANLAGSLIPILMDKIGVDPAVASGPFISTLSDLTSVMIYFSIAQLFLKYLI; via the coding sequence ATGGATGAATTGAATATCGAAAATAAAATCATTGTAACTGCGCTAAGCAACCAAAAAAGAGCTGTCTTTCGTGATCATTTTTTGGAGCTTCATTTTTATGATCAAATGCAATTATTTGCATCATTTACTCAGCAACAGCGACAACGAATTTATCGCTTTTTATCGCCGAAGGAATTGGGTGACATGTTTGATGAATTCGCCGAAGATGAAACGATGGTTATTAGTTATTTAAAAGAGATGACTCCTCAGTTAGCAGCTAATGTACTTTCCGAAATGTTTACTGATAATACGGTTGATATTTTAGGGCAAATGGAAAAATCTGATCTTGCGACTTATCTAAATTTGATGCCAAAAGATGAAATCCCAGAGGTTCGTAAATTATTAAATTACGATGATAAAACTGCTGGGGCCTTGATGACAACAGAATATGTATCCATTGATCAAAATAAAACTGTTAGTACGGCGATGCAAATAATCAGGCATCAAGCATCAGATGCAGAAATAATTTATTATTTGTATGTGTTAGATGATGCCCAGAATTTAATTGGTGTAGTTACGTTACGTGATTTGATGATCAGTGATAAACGGACTGAAATTAAGACAATTATGAATCCGTATGTTTATAGTGTACAAGTTGATGATGATCAAGAAGACGTTGCACAAAAAGTGCGTGAGTACGACTTTTTGGCGGTTCCGGTAGTTAATCAGGCAGGACACATGCTTGGTATTATTACGGTTGATGATATTATTGACGTTATTGACGAAGAATCGGCTGAAGATTATTCTGGCTTGGCCGGTGTTAACGTTGATGATACCAAAGAAAGTCCGTGGTCGGCTGCATTGCATCGACTTCCTTGGTTAGTTACGTTGTTGGTACTGGGAATGTCTACGGCTAGTTTAATTAATCATTTTGATGGATTAGTGAGTCAGGCCAGTATTTTAGCTGTTTTTATTTCATTGATTACTGGAACTGCTGGAAATGCAGGAACACAAAGTTTAGCAATTGCAATTCGTAAAATTTCAGTAGAAAACGATCGTAAAATTTGGCGGTTAATCAGCAATGAAGTTTTGACAGGTGTTTTAATTGGAATTGTGACAGCTGTCGTGATTACGATTATTGTCGGTGTTTGGAAGCATAACTTTATTTTGGGCGGTGTGATTGGAATTTCGATGATGGTTGCAATTGTAGTTGCTAACTTGGCAGGTAGTTTGATTCCGATCTTAATGGATAAAATTGGAGTAGACCCTGCGGTCGCAAGTGGTCCATTCATCTCAACTCTATCTGATTTAACTTCTGTAATGATTTATTTTTCGATTGCACAGTTGTTTTTGAAGTATTTAATATAG
- a CDS encoding RluA family pseudouridine synthase, producing the protein MKFSWTYQDSAPIKVRTFLGMHGVTRALMIVAKYHGGDILVNGQHVWTINLMQTGDQATLVLPDETASENVDSSDDPIDILYEDNDYLILNKPAGVASVPAHNVARADSLVNRVKGYYQRQNYADQVTHIATRLDKNTSGIVVFPKHHFAHSAFDQQLKQHRVVKKYQAIVAGNLTVQHGLIDAPIQRDPESFVKRQVGAVAGKNSQTEYWRQRQGKRACLVSVLLHTGRTHQIRVHFSYLKHPLVGDDMYGGPDWMQRQALHCGNLNFYSPFLQRYIEINCPLPADMQEFIDQM; encoded by the coding sequence GTGAAATTTTCATGGACCTATCAAGACAGTGCACCAATTAAAGTGCGGACATTTTTAGGGATGCACGGTGTAACGCGAGCACTGATGATCGTCGCCAAATATCATGGTGGCGATATTTTAGTTAATGGGCAACACGTCTGGACAATTAATTTAATGCAAACTGGTGATCAAGCGACGTTAGTTTTGCCTGATGAGACTGCTAGTGAAAATGTCGACAGTAGTGACGACCCCATTGATATTTTGTATGAAGATAACGATTATTTGATTTTAAATAAACCGGCCGGAGTTGCTTCTGTGCCTGCACATAATGTTGCCAGGGCTGACAGTCTGGTAAATCGGGTTAAAGGATACTATCAGCGGCAAAATTATGCTGATCAGGTCACCCATATTGCAACGCGGCTGGATAAGAATACAAGTGGAATTGTTGTTTTTCCCAAACATCATTTTGCCCATTCGGCGTTTGATCAACAATTAAAACAGCATCGAGTGGTTAAAAAGTATCAAGCAATTGTTGCTGGTAACTTAACTGTGCAGCATGGATTAATCGATGCACCAATTCAACGTGACCCAGAATCGTTTGTTAAACGGCAAGTTGGTGCAGTTGCTGGGAAAAATTCACAAACGGAGTATTGGCGCCAAAGGCAGGGGAAACGTGCTTGTTTGGTATCAGTTTTATTGCATACCGGACGAACCCATCAGATTAGAGTCCATTTTAGCTACTTAAAACATCCGTTAGTTGGCGATGATATGTATGGTGGACCGGATTGGATGCAGCGACAGGCGTTGCATTGTGGAAATTTAAATTTTTATAGTCCATTTTTACAACGCTATATTGAAATAAATTGTCCGCTACCTGCGGATATGCAAGAATTTATTGACCAAATGTGA
- a CDS encoding NAD kinase gives MRVAVYSNHTDDSNRVTKRINQLLEQTDIIIDDVSPDVVLSVGGDGTLLSAFHHYRNQLSHVRFVGIHTGHLGFYTDWRDFEVDQLVDSLKQDNGQRVSYPLMDVDIKYTDGSQEHFVALNESTIKKIENTMVCDIYIKGQLFERFRGDGLCISTPTGSTGYNKSIGGAVIDPSLVGLQLSEIASINNRVFRTLGSPIIVGKDQYLDLELRTEDRLIVSCDQFQAHGLDEQRAIASVRYQISMNEIYFARYRHTNFWERVDEAFIGGSK, from the coding sequence ATGCGAGTTGCAGTTTATAGCAATCATACAGATGATTCTAATAGAGTCACTAAACGAATTAATCAGCTTTTGGAGCAAACAGATATAATAATTGATGATGTTTCACCAGATGTTGTTTTATCGGTTGGCGGGGATGGAACGTTATTATCAGCCTTTCATCACTATCGAAATCAACTGAGTCATGTTCGATTTGTCGGCATTCATACGGGTCATTTGGGCTTTTACACTGACTGGCGTGATTTTGAAGTCGATCAACTGGTAGATAGTTTGAAACAAGACAACGGGCAAAGGGTTAGTTATCCCTTGATGGATGTTGATATTAAATATACTGATGGCAGTCAGGAGCATTTCGTTGCTTTAAACGAATCGACGATCAAAAAAATTGAAAATACAATGGTTTGCGATATTTATATTAAAGGACAACTCTTTGAACGCTTTCGCGGTGATGGTTTATGTATCTCTACTCCTACTGGTTCAACTGGATATAATAAATCCATTGGTGGAGCAGTAATTGATCCTAGTTTAGTGGGGTTGCAATTAAGCGAAATTGCATCAATTAATAATCGGGTGTTTCGGACACTGGGATCACCTATTATTGTGGGTAAAGATCAATATTTGGATTTAGAGCTACGGACTGAAGACCGATTAATTGTCAGTTGCGATCAGTTTCAGGCACATGGATTAGATGAACAGCGGGCAATCGCTTCCGTTCGTTATCAAATTTCAATGAATGAAATTTATTTTGCTAGGTATCGACATACTAATTTTTGGGAACGGGTTGATGAAGCGTTCATTGGAGGATCAAAGTGA
- a CDS encoding GTP pyrophosphokinase, producing the protein MAENWRHFLLPYQQAVDELKIKLRGMRKQFQDLNQHAPIEFVTGRVKPVDSIKEKMVRRHIQQDRLEQDMQDIAGLRIMCQFVEDIYQVVDLLRQRSDMTILEERDYITNAKPSGYRSYHIVIEYPVQLVSGEKKLLTEIQVRTLSMNFWATIEHSLNYKYQDDFPIELSERLQRAGEAAFKLDNEMSEIREEIQEAQNLFSYGKSNSWSEQENKDHEQNDDTGPTTPN; encoded by the coding sequence ATGGCAGAAAACTGGCGACACTTTTTGTTACCTTATCAACAAGCAGTTGATGAATTAAAAATTAAATTACGTGGTATGCGAAAACAGTTTCAGGATTTGAACCAGCATGCACCGATTGAGTTTGTCACGGGACGAGTGAAACCCGTCGATAGCATTAAGGAGAAAATGGTGCGACGGCATATTCAGCAAGATCGGTTAGAGCAGGATATGCAAGACATTGCCGGGCTCCGAATTATGTGTCAATTCGTGGAAGATATTTATCAAGTAGTCGATCTATTGCGGCAACGCAGCGATATGACTATTTTAGAGGAACGCGACTATATTACGAATGCCAAGCCCAGTGGTTATCGCTCATATCATATTGTAATTGAGTATCCGGTTCAATTAGTTTCGGGTGAAAAAAAGTTATTGACTGAAATTCAAGTACGGACTTTATCAATGAATTTTTGGGCCACAATTGAACATTCACTTAACTATAAATATCAAGATGATTTTCCAATTGAGTTGAGTGAGCGACTACAACGGGCTGGTGAGGCCGCATTTAAATTAGATAACGAAATGTCTGAGATTCGTGAAGAGATTCAAGAGGCACAAAACCTATTTTCTTACGGTAAAAGTAATTCCTGGTCTGAACAGGAAAATAAAGATCATGAACAAAATGATGATACTGGGCCAACTACCCCAAATTAA
- a CDS encoding DsbA family protein has product MEVYLFINPLGTQCVRCEHDVLKLDSTLDGNVQYQFIPLLNMQTITNTLDAYGLNSRDLQLRNNASDTLFQIIMDYKAALFQGRKRGRAFLLQMQWRLMHEQREYSAELAQEIAQTAKLDLDMFVDDRSSKLARQAFTADQKMANEMGVTRPSSAVVFDADRSDYGILIDDFDYQTLADICTNKTQELQKSAQEFANFYLHQSNPDLHVL; this is encoded by the coding sequence TTGGAAGTTTATTTATTTATTAACCCATTGGGAACTCAATGTGTGCGATGTGAACATGATGTTTTAAAACTGGATAGTACCTTAGATGGCAATGTTCAATATCAGTTTATTCCCTTGCTCAATATGCAAACTATCACCAATACACTAGACGCATATGGTCTTAACTCTCGCGATCTGCAACTACGGAACAATGCTTCTGATACTTTATTTCAAATTATCATGGATTATAAGGCTGCTTTGTTTCAAGGCCGCAAGCGCGGACGTGCCTTCTTACTTCAAATGCAATGGCGTCTAATGCATGAACAACGTGAATATTCAGCTGAACTGGCCCAAGAGATCGCTCAAACAGCAAAACTTGATTTGGATATGTTTGTCGATGATCGTAGTTCCAAGTTAGCTCGTCAAGCATTCACTGCTGATCAAAAAATGGCTAACGAGATGGGTGTAACTAGACCATCTTCTGCCGTTGTATTTGATGCTGATCGGTCTGATTATGGCATTTTAATTGATGATTTCGATTATCAAACCTTAGCAGATATTTGCACGAATAAAACTCAAGAACTCCAAAAATCAGCACAAGAATTTGCTAATTTTTATCTGCATCAAAGTAATCCTGATTTACATGTTTTATAA
- a CDS encoding competence protein CoiA, whose protein sequence is MLMAVENGKMVLASSKMKRNHFTCPACSQTVFLRAGSVKMAHFAHAKGSDCVASEGETREHLLGKKQLFNWAKRHQYKPVYEVYLPEIKQRPDLLIKIGRQTVALEYQCSPISLTRLQERNAGYRKMNIKVWWILGAPYRHRRLSNFKVAQFTQFIFNRFDLLFWNTTEERFSYGQQYLKIDFYKKRYSKPWSKQVLMQQTKSINRQVMEGQAHLQEIVQQCYQAGHLFVGIPLVGHYLAEQWPSTCNGLTVWQTQVLLELEKFQLGQQWSLTDWYDWLDQVGQRQWFLFPCLGSLNQIKKKYLQQFTLALQRYNVIAINQDVSYINLPQWFKDGTAKINYIRAL, encoded by the coding sequence ATGTTGATGGCTGTTGAAAATGGAAAAATGGTGTTAGCAAGTTCAAAAATGAAAAGAAATCATTTTACCTGTCCGGCTTGTAGTCAAACGGTATTTTTACGGGCAGGATCGGTAAAAATGGCCCACTTTGCACATGCTAAGGGCAGTGATTGTGTTGCGAGTGAAGGAGAGACCAGGGAACATTTATTGGGCAAGAAGCAGTTATTTAATTGGGCCAAACGGCATCAATATAAACCAGTGTACGAAGTATATTTACCTGAAATTAAACAACGGCCTGATCTTTTAATTAAAATTGGTAGGCAAACGGTGGCATTGGAATATCAGTGCAGTCCAATTTCATTAACGCGATTGCAAGAGAGAAATGCAGGTTATCGAAAAATGAATATCAAAGTATGGTGGATTTTGGGTGCGCCGTATCGCCATCGCCGTTTGAGTAATTTTAAGGTAGCACAATTCACTCAATTTATCTTTAATCGATTTGATTTATTATTTTGGAATACGACTGAGGAAAGGTTCAGTTATGGCCAGCAATATTTGAAAATTGATTTTTATAAAAAAAGGTACAGCAAACCATGGTCGAAACAAGTTTTAATGCAACAAACAAAAAGTATTAATCGCCAAGTAATGGAAGGACAAGCGCATCTTCAAGAGATTGTTCAGCAATGTTATCAGGCTGGTCATCTATTTGTAGGTATTCCGTTGGTGGGCCATTATTTGGCTGAGCAGTGGCCGAGTACTTGCAATGGATTAACAGTTTGGCAAACGCAAGTTTTATTAGAATTAGAAAAGTTTCAATTGGGTCAACAATGGTCGCTTACGGATTGGTATGATTGGTTGGACCAAGTAGGACAACGACAATGGTTTTTATTTCCCTGTTTGGGATCATTAAATCAAATTAAGAAAAAATATCTGCAGCAATTTACATTAGCACTTCAACGATACAACGTGATTGCTATCAATCAAGATGTTAGCTATATAAATCTACCGCAGTGGTTTAAAGACGGCACGGCCAAAATTAATTACATTCGTGCGCTGTAA
- a CDS encoding O-acetylhomoserine aminocarboxypropyltransferase/cysteine synthase family protein — translation MTNKLRFETLQVTAGQTIDETGARAVPIYQTTSYVFKDAAQAAGRFALTDAGNIYTRLTNPTTDVFEKRVAALENGTSGVALATGSAAITAAILNVAAAGDEIVSASTIYGGTYDLFSVTLKKLGITTHFVNPDDPNNFATQINAKTKALYVESIGNPGINLVDFEAIAKIAHDNNLILIVDNTFGTPYLVRPLDYGADVVVHSATKFIGGHGTSMGGVIVENGQFDYAVGGRYPDFTTPDAQYNGLVWNDLKPGAFTTKVRAQVLRDTGAAISPTNSFLFIQGLESLSLRVERHVKNTRKIVNYLNAHPKVAWINYPELADSPYYDLASRYFPNGVGSIFTIGLTGGEQAGKQLIESLNLFSLLANVGDAHSLIIHPASTTHAQLNANELKQAGITPDLIRLSIGIENVDDLIADLDQALAKI, via the coding sequence ATGACAAACAAATTAAGATTTGAAACTTTACAAGTTACTGCTGGGCAAACCATTGATGAAACTGGAGCACGGGCGGTACCAATTTATCAGACAACGTCGTATGTGTTTAAAGATGCCGCGCAAGCAGCCGGCAGGTTTGCATTAACCGATGCAGGCAACATTTATACGCGACTAACCAATCCTACAACGGATGTATTTGAAAAACGGGTTGCAGCGCTCGAAAATGGCACGTCAGGGGTTGCGCTGGCTACTGGATCAGCAGCAATTACAGCGGCAATTTTAAATGTGGCTGCTGCCGGGGATGAAATTGTTTCCGCCAGCACAATTTATGGCGGTACTTATGATTTATTCAGTGTTACGTTAAAGAAATTAGGAATTACCACCCATTTTGTTAATCCAGACGATCCGAACAACTTTGCCACCCAAATCAATGCCAAAACAAAAGCTTTATACGTTGAAAGTATTGGTAATCCAGGAATTAACCTGGTTGACTTCGAGGCAATTGCTAAGATTGCGCACGATAATAATCTTATTTTGATTGTAGATAATACATTTGGAACCCCGTATTTGGTTAGACCGCTAGATTATGGTGCTGACGTGGTTGTCCACTCAGCTACTAAATTTATCGGTGGACACGGAACTTCTATGGGTGGTGTAATTGTTGAAAATGGACAGTTTGATTATGCCGTCGGAGGAAGGTATCCAGATTTTACCACTCCGGATGCGCAATATAACGGATTAGTTTGGAATGACTTGAAACCAGGTGCATTCACAACTAAGGTCCGGGCACAGGTATTACGTGATACTGGGGCAGCTATCAGCCCAACAAATTCATTTTTGTTTATTCAAGGATTAGAAAGTCTATCGCTGCGGGTTGAACGACATGTTAAAAATACGCGTAAAATTGTTAATTATTTAAACGCACATCCAAAAGTTGCCTGGATTAATTATCCTGAATTGGCTGACAGTCCATACTATGATTTGGCTAGTAGGTATTTTCCAAATGGGGTCGGGTCAATATTTACAATTGGATTGACCGGTGGAGAGCAGGCTGGTAAACAATTAATTGAAAGTCTGAATTTATTTTCATTGCTCGCCAATGTTGGTGATGCACATTCACTTATTATTCACCCAGCATCAACCACCCACGCGCAGTTGAATGCAAATGAATTGAAACAAGCTGGGATTACACCTGATTTAATTAGGCTGTCAATTGGAATTGAAAACGTTGATGATTTGATTGCTGATTTGGACCAAGCATTGGCCAAAATATAA
- a CDS encoding homoserine O-succinyltransferase: MTKLKQRYSKQFILNRSSISSAKTLNLLVLNIMPNKLETEGQILNLCTNYSQNLSFTFLYPQTHHFKTNIVPYLEKTYATLEEVKDEYFDGLIVTGAPVENLDFTQVDYWNEFTQLLNWSKTHVKQRLFICWAAQAALNYDFGIPKYQVEQKIFGVFKHHIKQANPLLHGLKDVFYLPHSRRTTIQSSDVTRHDDLNIILDSSSTGPQLITTVDRRDTFITGHPEYNTNTLADEYFRDRKNEIPINLPENYFYANDPSKQVINRWHDAGIRLFTNWLNQVETL, from the coding sequence ATGACAAAATTAAAACAGAGGTACAGTAAACAATTTATACTAAATCGATCAAGTATATCGTCAGCAAAAACGTTAAATTTACTTGTATTAAATATTATGCCAAATAAATTAGAAACTGAAGGTCAAATTCTTAATCTATGTACTAACTATTCACAAAATCTAAGTTTCACTTTTTTATATCCACAGACACACCATTTTAAGACCAATATTGTACCTTATCTAGAGAAAACGTACGCAACGTTAGAAGAAGTTAAGGATGAATATTTTGATGGGTTAATTGTGACAGGTGCGCCCGTCGAAAATTTAGATTTTACGCAAGTTGATTATTGGAATGAATTCACCCAATTGTTAAACTGGTCCAAGACACATGTAAAGCAGCGTTTATTCATTTGTTGGGCCGCACAGGCAGCTTTGAATTATGATTTCGGAATTCCTAAATATCAGGTAGAACAAAAAATATTTGGTGTGTTTAAACACCATATCAAGCAAGCCAATCCATTATTGCATGGCCTAAAGGATGTATTTTACTTGCCGCACTCAAGAAGAACGACTATTCAATCCAGCGATGTAACAAGGCATGATGATTTGAATATTATTCTTGACTCAAGTAGTACGGGCCCACAATTAATTACAACTGTTGATCGGCGCGATACATTTATAACTGGTCATCCAGAATATAATACGAATACGTTGGCTGATGAATACTTTCGAGACCGAAAAAATGAAATTCCAATCAATTTGCCAGAAAATTACTTTTATGCAAATGATCCAAGTAAACAAGTAATTAATCGTTGGCATGACGCCGGAATTCGATTATTTACAAATTGGTTAAATCAAGTTGAAACATTATAG
- a CDS encoding GNAT family N-acetyltransferase, producing the protein MTKDINKAEVEATDASSFLAVEEIQKFDCKDSILNRFLKDESVEFETKHISATTLYYDKKTSEIIGFYTVAPSVLSLDYGNTAKDVIPPSKREGMTNFPAISIDYFAVDFEYQHQDVGKAMMLHLFKNLINATIKNGIGFTGVQIEALSGAVDFYENIGFDYLKDYEKNSVKKSFDMFYSFNKMMEFTIPYWN; encoded by the coding sequence TTGACTAAAGATATTAATAAAGCAGAAGTGGAGGCAACCGATGCCTCTTCTTTTTTGGCGGTTGAAGAAATTCAAAAGTTTGATTGCAAGGATTCGATTTTGAATAGGTTTCTAAAAGACGAATCAGTGGAATTTGAAACAAAACACATATCAGCAACAACACTATATTATGACAAGAAAACATCAGAAATAATTGGATTTTATACCGTAGCTCCATCTGTGCTTAGTCTTGATTATGGAAATACCGCTAAAGATGTCATTCCGCCATCAAAAAGAGAAGGAATGACTAATTTCCCGGCAATTAGTATCGATTATTTTGCGGTTGATTTTGAATATCAGCATCAAGATGTGGGAAAAGCTATGATGCTTCATCTGTTTAAAAACTTAATTAATGCGACTATCAAAAATGGAATTGGATTTACAGGTGTTCAAATTGAGGCATTATCTGGAGCCGTTGATTTTTACGAAAATATTGGTTTTGACTATTTAAAAGATTACGAAAAAAATTCCGTAAAAAAGTCATTTGATATGTTTTATAGCTTTAATAAAATGATGGAATTTACTATTCCTTATTGGAATTAG
- a CDS encoding GH25 family lysozyme — MNKIKQLVITFVVAFLVVIGIGGTAHAARTDMLDVSDYNNNGQALTTQQYINLRNNYGIKAVNVKISEGQTWNASTAKANISNASQAGLYTNGYHFARYNSVVTAQAEARHAVQQAQVDGLGIGSVIVTDAESSAQSSVSKATNDQANQAFAQVVQQAGYRCDIYTMGSWVNTKMTVSDGTGWIAYYPYHVTTDRYTGNHAWQFSSTMTFTGLSGRYDVSQLYDNYYTANTDKNAVISNSQTTHVAINNKHTTTHKQAVSGTFRDGPYIIHRQTGVFTAGQTLRVFAYPGVQSTGAKYYKGESVIYDGYVRNGNYIYVSYLIKGGYHHYVAVRHNGVALGTFK; from the coding sequence TTGAATAAGATTAAACAATTAGTCATCACATTTGTGGTGGCTTTTTTAGTAGTGATCGGGATTGGTGGAACAGCCCACGCGGCTCGCACCGATATGCTAGACGTGTCCGATTATAATAACAATGGTCAGGCACTCACCACACAACAGTATATTAATCTACGTAATAACTACGGGATCAAGGCTGTTAACGTTAAGATTAGCGAGGGTCAGACGTGGAATGCCTCGACTGCTAAGGCTAACATTAGCAACGCTAGTCAAGCCGGACTATATACAAATGGGTATCATTTTGCCCGCTATAATTCGGTGGTCACTGCGCAAGCAGAAGCACGCCATGCGGTCCAACAGGCACAAGTTGATGGCCTAGGTATTGGTTCGGTGATTGTAACGGATGCCGAGAGTTCAGCGCAATCTAGCGTATCTAAGGCAACTAATGACCAAGCGAACCAAGCATTCGCGCAAGTTGTTCAACAAGCTGGTTATCGGTGTGATATTTACACGATGGGTAGCTGGGTTAACACTAAGATGACCGTCTCTGATGGCACTGGTTGGATTGCTTATTACCCATATCACGTGACAACTGATCGGTATACTGGCAATCACGCATGGCAATTCAGCTCCACGATGACCTTTACAGGCTTATCAGGGCGCTATGATGTTAGCCAGTTATATGATAACTACTATACGGCCAATACGGATAAAAATGCTGTTATTAGCAACTCACAGACGACCCATGTAGCGATCAATAACAAGCATACGACCACTCACAAGCAAGCAGTATCAGGAACGTTTAGAGATGGCCCATATATCATTCATCGTCAAACTGGTGTATTTACTGCCGGTCAGACTTTGCGAGTATTTGCCTATCCGGGTGTACAATCAACAGGAGCTAAATATTACAAAGGCGAGTCGGTTATCTATGATGGTTATGTCCGCAATGGTAACTATATCTATGTTAGTTATCTAATCAAAGGTGGCTATCATCACTACGTTGCTGTGCGCCACAATGGTGTTGCGTTAGGAACATTCAAATAA
- a CDS encoding phage holin, LLH family, whose product MNVQNITDLLVSLFVVIVPVIGGFVTKHVLANKKVVSLLQTAEPLAKTGVVLAEQAGVTNYLTSEAKKSKAVAYVLTELKKLGFTMADEATIAGVVEKQFAESKQAIEAAYPQKTAQQVEEQANAQAKAKEAALQQAQADLTAAQAKVTSLTQAQ is encoded by the coding sequence ATGAACGTCCAAAATATTACTGATTTACTCGTGTCGTTATTCGTTGTAATTGTCCCTGTTATTGGGGGCTTTGTCACTAAGCATGTACTAGCGAATAAGAAAGTGGTTAGCTTACTACAAACTGCTGAACCGTTGGCGAAAACAGGCGTTGTTCTAGCCGAACAAGCCGGGGTAACAAATTACCTCACGAGTGAAGCCAAAAAGTCTAAAGCCGTTGCCTATGTCCTAACAGAACTCAAAAAGCTAGGTTTCACTATGGCTGATGAAGCAACCATTGCCGGTGTGGTCGAAAAACAATTCGCTGAATCAAAGCAAGCGATTGAAGCGGCTTATCCGCAAAAGACAGCTCAACAAGTTGAAGAACAGGCCAATGCCCAAGCTAAAGCGAAGGAGGCAGCGCTGCAACAAGCACAAGCTGATTTAACGGCCGCACAAGCAAAGGTAACTAGCCTCACACAAGCTCAATAG